One region of Ornithorhynchus anatinus isolate Pmale09 chromosome X5, mOrnAna1.pri.v4, whole genome shotgun sequence genomic DNA includes:
- the FOXE1 gene encoding forkhead box protein E1: MTAESQQSPRRASPADPSLQPRRQPRPPRQQPATGGLLSMPAVKAEKEPAACEAGLGELAGGPAPRGAGGGGRRRKRPLQRGKPPYSYIALIAMAIAHAPDRKLTLGGIYKFITERFPFYRDNPKKWQNSIRHNLTLNDCFIKIPREPGRPGKGNYWALDPHAEDMFESGSFLRRRKRFKRTDLSTYPAYMHDAAAAAAAAAAAAAAAAAGMFPGSVPVGRPAYPGPGYPNVATALSPAGYGQAIGPPSSVYYPASPPPQCRLFSLNGLMHGPPGPSEILQPPPPPPGRPPSPDPSQAGGGGGSCSFGTAAAAAASSSSSSYPGPAGGGGAGLPRPSNPLAYSYPVPNGPLPSMNHGSYSPGNSNQLFGPSGRLAMSTSPPGGGDAADLFGRLSPGPFGSLAHGYSPNGQLGAGPTTYPVRHGHGHGHGHAAYPSSADRFVSAV; this comes from the coding sequence ATGACCGCGGAAAGCCAGCAGTCCCCGCGCCGAGCCAGCCCGGCAGACCCGAGCCTGCAGCCCCGGCGGCAGCCGCGGCCGCCTCGGCAGCAGCCGGCGACGGGGGGCCTCCTCTCCATGCCGGCGGTGAAGGCGGAGAAGGAGCCGGCGGCCTGCGAGGCGGGGTTGGGCGAGCTGGCGGGGGGCCCGGCTCCcagaggggcgggcgggggcggccggcggaGGAAGCGGCCCCTTCAGCGGGGCAAACCCCCCTACAGCTACATCGCCTTGATCGCCATGGCCATCGCCCACGCCCCCGATCGGAAGCTGACCCTGGGCGGCATCTATAAGTTCATCACCGAGCGATTCCCCTTCTACCGGGACAACCCCAAGAAGTGGCAGAACAGCATCCGCCACAACCTGACCCTCAACGACTGCTTCATCAAGATCCCCCGggagcccggccggcccggcAAGGGCAACTACTGGGCGCTGGACCCCCACGCCGAGGACATGTTCGAGAGCGGCAGCTTCCTGCGCCGGAGGAAGCGTTTCAAGCGCACGGACCTGTCCACCTACCCGGCCTACATGCATGACGCGGCGgccgccgcagccgccgccgccgccgccgccgccgccgccgcggcgggCATGTTCCCCGGCTCTGTGCCCGTGGGCCGGCCGGCCTACCCGGGCCCCGGCTACCCCAACGTGGCGACCGCGCTGAGCCCCGCGGGCTACGGCCAGGCGATCGGGCCGCCCTCGTCTGTCTACtacccggcctccccgcccccccagtgcCGGCTGTTCAGCCTCAACGGCCTCATGcacgggccccccgggcccagcGAAATCctgcagccgccgccgcccccgcccggacGGCCCCCGAGCCCGGACCCCAGccaggccggcggcggcggcgggtcgtGTTCCTTCgggaccgccgccgccgccgccgcctcctcctcctcctcctcctaccctgggccggcgggcggcgggggcgccgggctcccccggccctccAACCCCCTGGCCTATTCCTACCCGGTCCCCAACGGGCCCTTGCCGTCCATGAATCACGGCTCGTACTCTCCGGGCAACAGCAACCAGCTGTTCGGGCCGTCCGGCAGGCTGGCCATGTCCACCTCCCCGCCCGGGGGCGGCGATGCCGCGGATCTTTTCGGCCGCCTGTCGCCCGGACCGTTTGGCTCGCTGGCCCACGGCTACAGCCCCAACGGGCAGCTCGGCGCCGGTCCCACCACCTACCCCGTCCGCCACGGACACGGACACGGACACGGACACGCTGCCTACCCCAGCAGCGCGGACAGGTTCGTGTCGGCCGTGTGA